One Temnothorax longispinosus isolate EJ_2023e chromosome 8, Tlon_JGU_v1, whole genome shotgun sequence genomic region harbors:
- the LOC139817981 gene encoding saccharopine dehydrogenase-like oxidoreductase isoform X1, translating into MHEVKGIRRMRVVNTNSENGIQWHSGIEFNIDNRLDMIIFGATGYTGKYVVKDATHMCKEQKMKFGIAGRRREALDAVVKEFASDIGKNDIPVIVADIKDEESLKKMAERAKILINCCGPYRFYGEPVIKACIATCTHYVDVTAEEEFMEKMQLEYNHAAQKAGIYMVNACGVVCVPSDLGIIFTQQKFEGEVNDVEVYVKVWPTDTEKSPCMNYTTWESLIYNLAYPNELQELYAKLYPTKLPELTPKLESRGILHRSDVSEGWSVPYLTFADRPASLRTQRFLYDNYKKRPAQVQVYLTLKSFEFLKGAITGINLLCMSRTAWGRNLLLRYPALFSCGSVKKENESLKPGMLKSTNFNVTLKARGWTEKLAEPTNKHTDRPNKKVITKVSSDFPTYEATSIIAILSAITILNEADKMPDNGGVFTPGAAFGKTSLIEQMNKHNIKFEIISSSTVK; encoded by the exons ATGCACGAAGTAAAGGGGATAAGAAGGATGCGAGTTGTAAATACCAATTCGGAGAATGGAATACAGTGGCATAGTGGAATAGAGTTTAATATC GATAATCGTTTAGATATGATAATATTTGGTGCCACTGGATACACCGGAAAATATGTAGTGAAAGATGCTACACATATGTGCAAAGAGCAGAAAATGAAGTTTGGTATTGCTGGTCGTAGGAGGGAAGCTTTAGACGCGGTTGTTAAGGAATTTGCCTCAGATATTGGAAAGA ACGATATACCTGTTATTGTAGCTGACATAAAAGATGAGGAGTCTCTCAAGAAAATGGCAGAGCGAGCAAAGATACTCATCAACTGTTGCGGTCCATATAGATTTTACGGAGAACCAGTTATTAAAGCGTGCATTGCTACTTGCACTCATTACGTTGATGTCACTGCCGAAGAAGAg tttatgGAGAAAATGCAATTAGAATACAATCACGCAGCACAAAAAGCTGGCATTTATATGGTAAACGCTTGTGGCGTGGTCTGTGTTCCTAGCGATTTGGGAATTATTTTCACGCAACAGAAATTTGAAGGAGAAGTCAATGATGTTGAAGTATACGTAAAGGTGTGGCCAACCGACACGGAGAAAAGTCCATGTATGAACTATACAACTTGGGAGTCCCTGATATACAATTTGGCTTATCCAAACGAACTACAGGAATTATATGCTAAGTTGTATCCTACCAAACTGCCCGAACTTACGCCGAAATTAGAATCAAG AGGTATACTGCACCGAAGCGATGTTTCTGAAGGCTGGTCCGTGCCATATTTAACGTTTGCTGATCGTCCTGCATCTCTTCGTACACAGCGATTCTTGTACGACAATTACAAAAAGAGGCCAGCGCAAGTTCAAGTTTACCTCACGTTGAA GTCCTTTGAGTTCTTGAAAGGCGCCATTACtggtataaatttattatgcatgTCTCGCACAGCATGGGGTCGTAATTTACTTTTACGA TATCCGGCTCTATTTTCGTGCGGTTCAGTGAAGAAAGAGAATGAGAGCTTGAAACCGGGAATGTTAAAATCGACGAATTTTAATGTAACGCTCAAAGCCCGTGGATGGACTGAAAAGTTGGCTGAACCTACCAATAAACACACAGATCGACCTAATAAGAAAGTAATCACCAAAGTCAGTAGTGATTTTCCCACGTATGAAGCGACTAGCATCATAGCGATTTTATCAGCAATTACAATCCTTAATGAAGCTGACAAAATGCCTGACAA CGGAGGTGTATTCACTCCTGGTGCTGCATTTGGTAAAACATCTCTGATCGAGCAAATgaataaacataatattaaattcgagATTATATCATCATCTACCGTGAAATAG
- the LOC139817981 gene encoding saccharopine dehydrogenase-like oxidoreductase isoform X2: protein MIIFGATGYTGKYVVKDATHMCKEQKMKFGIAGRRREALDAVVKEFASDIGKNDIPVIVADIKDEESLKKMAERAKILINCCGPYRFYGEPVIKACIATCTHYVDVTAEEEFMEKMQLEYNHAAQKAGIYMVNACGVVCVPSDLGIIFTQQKFEGEVNDVEVYVKVWPTDTEKSPCMNYTTWESLIYNLAYPNELQELYAKLYPTKLPELTPKLESRGILHRSDVSEGWSVPYLTFADRPASLRTQRFLYDNYKKRPAQVQVYLTLKSFEFLKGAITGINLLCMSRTAWGRNLLLRYPALFSCGSVKKENESLKPGMLKSTNFNVTLKARGWTEKLAEPTNKHTDRPNKKVITKVSSDFPTYEATSIIAILSAITILNEADKMPDNGGVFTPGAAFGKTSLIEQMNKHNIKFEIISSSTVK from the exons ATGATAATATTTGGTGCCACTGGATACACCGGAAAATATGTAGTGAAAGATGCTACACATATGTGCAAAGAGCAGAAAATGAAGTTTGGTATTGCTGGTCGTAGGAGGGAAGCTTTAGACGCGGTTGTTAAGGAATTTGCCTCAGATATTGGAAAGA ACGATATACCTGTTATTGTAGCTGACATAAAAGATGAGGAGTCTCTCAAGAAAATGGCAGAGCGAGCAAAGATACTCATCAACTGTTGCGGTCCATATAGATTTTACGGAGAACCAGTTATTAAAGCGTGCATTGCTACTTGCACTCATTACGTTGATGTCACTGCCGAAGAAGAg tttatgGAGAAAATGCAATTAGAATACAATCACGCAGCACAAAAAGCTGGCATTTATATGGTAAACGCTTGTGGCGTGGTCTGTGTTCCTAGCGATTTGGGAATTATTTTCACGCAACAGAAATTTGAAGGAGAAGTCAATGATGTTGAAGTATACGTAAAGGTGTGGCCAACCGACACGGAGAAAAGTCCATGTATGAACTATACAACTTGGGAGTCCCTGATATACAATTTGGCTTATCCAAACGAACTACAGGAATTATATGCTAAGTTGTATCCTACCAAACTGCCCGAACTTACGCCGAAATTAGAATCAAG AGGTATACTGCACCGAAGCGATGTTTCTGAAGGCTGGTCCGTGCCATATTTAACGTTTGCTGATCGTCCTGCATCTCTTCGTACACAGCGATTCTTGTACGACAATTACAAAAAGAGGCCAGCGCAAGTTCAAGTTTACCTCACGTTGAA GTCCTTTGAGTTCTTGAAAGGCGCCATTACtggtataaatttattatgcatgTCTCGCACAGCATGGGGTCGTAATTTACTTTTACGA TATCCGGCTCTATTTTCGTGCGGTTCAGTGAAGAAAGAGAATGAGAGCTTGAAACCGGGAATGTTAAAATCGACGAATTTTAATGTAACGCTCAAAGCCCGTGGATGGACTGAAAAGTTGGCTGAACCTACCAATAAACACACAGATCGACCTAATAAGAAAGTAATCACCAAAGTCAGTAGTGATTTTCCCACGTATGAAGCGACTAGCATCATAGCGATTTTATCAGCAATTACAATCCTTAATGAAGCTGACAAAATGCCTGACAA CGGAGGTGTATTCACTCCTGGTGCTGCATTTGGTAAAACATCTCTGATCGAGCAAATgaataaacataatattaaattcgagATTATATCATCATCTACCGTGAAATAG
- the LOC139817982 gene encoding saccharopine dehydrogenase-like oxidoreductase isoform X3, whose product MANNRLDIIIFGATGFTGKHVVKNAAHICKEQKIKFGIAGRRKEALDAVVKEFASDIEDVPIILADIKDEESLKKMTERARMLISCCGPFRFYGEPVIKACIATRTHYVDITGEEEFMEKMQLEYNEAAKEAGIYVVSACGFDCVPSDLGIIFTQQKFGGEVNDVEVYMSTWSTTTDNKRPYLNYGTWESAIYSLAHAHELRELHEKLYPTKLPEFTPKLKSRGLVHRSDVSEGWSVWFPSTDRSLALRTQRFLYDKYKERPAQIRVYATFKSFLVFLTLSIFGLIVLFMTRIACGRNLLLKYPSLFSFGFISHENPDPKIWESIHFSVICKARGWTEKLTESTDKHTNPPNKEVITKVTGNSPAYEGTSIIAILSAITILNESDKIPDNGGVLTPGAALGKTSLIEQMNKHNIKFEVISSTVK is encoded by the exons ATGGCGAACAATCgtttagatataataatatttggtgCTACTGGATTCACTGGAAAACATGTAGTGAAAAATGCGGCACATATATGCAAGGAGCAGAAAATAAAGTTTGGCATTGCTGGTCGTAGGAAGGAAGCTTTAGACGCGGTTGTTAAGGAATTTGCCTCAGATATTG AAGATGTACCTATTATTCTGGCTGACATAAAAGATGAGGAGTCTCTCAAGAAAATGACGGAGCGAGCAAGAATGCTCATCAGCTGTTGCGGTCCATTCAGATTTTATGGAGAACCAGTTATCAAAGCGTGCATTGCTACTCGTACTCATTACGTTGATATCACTGGTGAAGAAGAG tTCATGGAGAAAATGCAATTGGAATATAACGAGGCAGCTAAAGAAGCTGGTATTTACGTAGTGAGCGCTTGCGGCTTTGACTGTGTCCCTAGCGATTTAGGAATAATTTTCACGCAACAGAAATTTGGAGGAGAAGTCAATGATGTTGAAGTATACATGTCGACATGGTCAACCACCACTGATAACAAACGTCCGTATCTGAATTATGGAACTTGGGAGTCTGCGATATATAGTCTGGCTCATGCACACGAACTACGAGAATTgcacgaaaaattatatcctACCAAATTGCCCGAATTTACGCCGAAATTAAAATCAAG AGGTCTAGTGCACCGAAGTGATGTTTCTGAAGGATGGTCTGTATGGTTTCCGAGTACCGATCGTTCACTAGCTCTTCGCACACAGCGATTCTTGTATGACAAGTACAAAGAGAGGCCAGCGCAAATTCGAGTTTATGCCACGTTTAA GTCTTTCTTGGTGTTCCTGACGCTCTCTATTTTCGGTttgattgtattatttatgacTCGTATAGCATGCGGTCGTAATTTACTTCTAAAA TATCCCTCTCTATTTTCGTTCGGTTTTATCAGTCACGAGAATCCGGATCCGAAAATATGGGAATCGATACACTTTTCTGTGATATGCAAAGCCCGTGGATGGACTGAAAAGTTGACTGAATCTACCGATAAACACACAAATCCACCTAATAAAGAAGTAATTACTAAAGTCACCGGTAATTCTCCCGCATATGAAGGGACTAGCATCATAGCGATCCTATCGGCGATTACAATCCTTAATGAAAGTGACAAAATACCTGACAA CGGAGGAGTGCTCACTCCCGGTGCTGCATTGGGTAAAACATCTCTGATCGAGCAAATgaataaacataatattaaatttgaggTAATATCATCTACCGTGAAATAG
- the LOC139817982 gene encoding saccharopine dehydrogenase-like oxidoreductase isoform X2: MIWSLKLVSKNCSKMANNRLDIIIFGATGFTGKHVVKNAAHICKEQKIKFGIAGRRKEALDAVVKEFASDIDVPIILADIKDEESLKKMTERARMLISCCGPFRFYGEPVIKACIATRTHYVDITGEEEFMEKMQLEYNEAAKEAGIYVVSACGFDCVPSDLGIIFTQQKFGGEVNDVEVYMSTWSTTTDNKRPYLNYGTWESAIYSLAHAHELRELHEKLYPTKLPEFTPKLKSRGLVHRSDVSEGWSVWFPSTDRSLALRTQRFLYDKYKERPAQIRVYATFKSFLVFLTLSIFGLIVLFMTRIACGRNLLLKYPSLFSFGFISHENPDPKIWESIHFSVICKARGWTEKLTESTDKHTNPPNKEVITKVTGNSPAYEGTSIIAILSAITILNESDKIPDNGGVLTPGAALGKTSLIEQMNKHNIKFEVISSTVK, encoded by the exons ATGATTTGGTCCTTAAAACTGGTTTCTAAAA ATTGCAGCAAAATGGCGAACAATCgtttagatataataatatttggtgCTACTGGATTCACTGGAAAACATGTAGTGAAAAATGCGGCACATATATGCAAGGAGCAGAAAATAAAGTTTGGCATTGCTGGTCGTAGGAAGGAAGCTTTAGACGCGGTTGTTAAGGAATTTGCCTCAGATATTG ATGTACCTATTATTCTGGCTGACATAAAAGATGAGGAGTCTCTCAAGAAAATGACGGAGCGAGCAAGAATGCTCATCAGCTGTTGCGGTCCATTCAGATTTTATGGAGAACCAGTTATCAAAGCGTGCATTGCTACTCGTACTCATTACGTTGATATCACTGGTGAAGAAGAG tTCATGGAGAAAATGCAATTGGAATATAACGAGGCAGCTAAAGAAGCTGGTATTTACGTAGTGAGCGCTTGCGGCTTTGACTGTGTCCCTAGCGATTTAGGAATAATTTTCACGCAACAGAAATTTGGAGGAGAAGTCAATGATGTTGAAGTATACATGTCGACATGGTCAACCACCACTGATAACAAACGTCCGTATCTGAATTATGGAACTTGGGAGTCTGCGATATATAGTCTGGCTCATGCACACGAACTACGAGAATTgcacgaaaaattatatcctACCAAATTGCCCGAATTTACGCCGAAATTAAAATCAAG AGGTCTAGTGCACCGAAGTGATGTTTCTGAAGGATGGTCTGTATGGTTTCCGAGTACCGATCGTTCACTAGCTCTTCGCACACAGCGATTCTTGTATGACAAGTACAAAGAGAGGCCAGCGCAAATTCGAGTTTATGCCACGTTTAA GTCTTTCTTGGTGTTCCTGACGCTCTCTATTTTCGGTttgattgtattatttatgacTCGTATAGCATGCGGTCGTAATTTACTTCTAAAA TATCCCTCTCTATTTTCGTTCGGTTTTATCAGTCACGAGAATCCGGATCCGAAAATATGGGAATCGATACACTTTTCTGTGATATGCAAAGCCCGTGGATGGACTGAAAAGTTGACTGAATCTACCGATAAACACACAAATCCACCTAATAAAGAAGTAATTACTAAAGTCACCGGTAATTCTCCCGCATATGAAGGGACTAGCATCATAGCGATCCTATCGGCGATTACAATCCTTAATGAAAGTGACAAAATACCTGACAA CGGAGGAGTGCTCACTCCCGGTGCTGCATTGGGTAAAACATCTCTGATCGAGCAAATgaataaacataatattaaatttgaggTAATATCATCTACCGTGAAATAG
- the LOC139817982 gene encoding saccharopine dehydrogenase-like oxidoreductase isoform X1 → MIWSLKLVSKNCSKMANNRLDIIIFGATGFTGKHVVKNAAHICKEQKIKFGIAGRRKEALDAVVKEFASDIEDVPIILADIKDEESLKKMTERARMLISCCGPFRFYGEPVIKACIATRTHYVDITGEEEFMEKMQLEYNEAAKEAGIYVVSACGFDCVPSDLGIIFTQQKFGGEVNDVEVYMSTWSTTTDNKRPYLNYGTWESAIYSLAHAHELRELHEKLYPTKLPEFTPKLKSRGLVHRSDVSEGWSVWFPSTDRSLALRTQRFLYDKYKERPAQIRVYATFKSFLVFLTLSIFGLIVLFMTRIACGRNLLLKYPSLFSFGFISHENPDPKIWESIHFSVICKARGWTEKLTESTDKHTNPPNKEVITKVTGNSPAYEGTSIIAILSAITILNESDKIPDNGGVLTPGAALGKTSLIEQMNKHNIKFEVISSTVK, encoded by the exons ATGATTTGGTCCTTAAAACTGGTTTCTAAAA ATTGCAGCAAAATGGCGAACAATCgtttagatataataatatttggtgCTACTGGATTCACTGGAAAACATGTAGTGAAAAATGCGGCACATATATGCAAGGAGCAGAAAATAAAGTTTGGCATTGCTGGTCGTAGGAAGGAAGCTTTAGACGCGGTTGTTAAGGAATTTGCCTCAGATATTG AAGATGTACCTATTATTCTGGCTGACATAAAAGATGAGGAGTCTCTCAAGAAAATGACGGAGCGAGCAAGAATGCTCATCAGCTGTTGCGGTCCATTCAGATTTTATGGAGAACCAGTTATCAAAGCGTGCATTGCTACTCGTACTCATTACGTTGATATCACTGGTGAAGAAGAG tTCATGGAGAAAATGCAATTGGAATATAACGAGGCAGCTAAAGAAGCTGGTATTTACGTAGTGAGCGCTTGCGGCTTTGACTGTGTCCCTAGCGATTTAGGAATAATTTTCACGCAACAGAAATTTGGAGGAGAAGTCAATGATGTTGAAGTATACATGTCGACATGGTCAACCACCACTGATAACAAACGTCCGTATCTGAATTATGGAACTTGGGAGTCTGCGATATATAGTCTGGCTCATGCACACGAACTACGAGAATTgcacgaaaaattatatcctACCAAATTGCCCGAATTTACGCCGAAATTAAAATCAAG AGGTCTAGTGCACCGAAGTGATGTTTCTGAAGGATGGTCTGTATGGTTTCCGAGTACCGATCGTTCACTAGCTCTTCGCACACAGCGATTCTTGTATGACAAGTACAAAGAGAGGCCAGCGCAAATTCGAGTTTATGCCACGTTTAA GTCTTTCTTGGTGTTCCTGACGCTCTCTATTTTCGGTttgattgtattatttatgacTCGTATAGCATGCGGTCGTAATTTACTTCTAAAA TATCCCTCTCTATTTTCGTTCGGTTTTATCAGTCACGAGAATCCGGATCCGAAAATATGGGAATCGATACACTTTTCTGTGATATGCAAAGCCCGTGGATGGACTGAAAAGTTGACTGAATCTACCGATAAACACACAAATCCACCTAATAAAGAAGTAATTACTAAAGTCACCGGTAATTCTCCCGCATATGAAGGGACTAGCATCATAGCGATCCTATCGGCGATTACAATCCTTAATGAAAGTGACAAAATACCTGACAA CGGAGGAGTGCTCACTCCCGGTGCTGCATTGGGTAAAACATCTCTGATCGAGCAAATgaataaacataatattaaatttgaggTAATATCATCTACCGTGAAATAG